One Simonsiella muelleri ATCC 29453 DNA window includes the following coding sequences:
- a CDS encoding glutaredoxin family protein, producing the protein MKLTLMFRPYCGLCHAMRDQLQPYQQEFSFDVEIIEIDEFPELELKYNELVPVLLHGEHELCHWHLDETALRDYLQHLQTETI; encoded by the coding sequence ATGAAATTGACACTAATGTTTCGCCCATATTGTGGATTATGCCACGCCATGCGTGACCAATTGCAGCCCTATCAACAAGAATTTAGTTTTGATGTGGAAATCATAGAAATTGATGAATTTCCAGAATTAGAATTAAAATACAATGAGTTAGTACCTGTTTTACTACATGGCGAACACGAACTCTGTCATTGGCATTTAGATGAAACCGCGTTGCGCGATTATTTGCAGCATCTTCAAACTGAAACCATTTAA
- a CDS encoding peptidylprolyl isomerase: MNIKNLFIITLCTISFGVHAQTKVLMDTSMGKIELSLDDQKAPKTVANFVQYANKGFYNQTIFHRVIDGFMIQGGGFTSDMVQKPTTQPIENEANNGLKNEIGTIAMARTGDPHSATSQFFINVNNNQSLNYTSSTLQGYGYTVFGKVTKGMDVVNKIAKTQTTSRLMHQDVPKQPIVIKNVQIIK, from the coding sequence ATGAATATTAAAAATCTTTTTATCATTACATTGTGTACCATCAGCTTTGGCGTGCATGCGCAAACCAAAGTATTAATGGACACCAGTATGGGCAAAATTGAATTATCATTGGACGACCAAAAAGCCCCTAAAACCGTTGCGAATTTCGTGCAATACGCCAATAAGGGCTTTTATAATCAAACAATTTTTCATCGTGTGATTGATGGATTCATGATTCAAGGTGGCGGATTTACCAGCGACATGGTGCAAAAACCAACCACCCAACCAATTGAAAATGAAGCCAATAATGGTTTGAAAAATGAAATTGGTACAATCGCAATGGCACGTACTGGCGACCCACATTCTGCCACCAGCCAATTTTTTATCAATGTAAACAATAACCAATCACTCAATTACACCAGCAGCACCCTACAAGGCTACGGCTATACAGTGTTTGGCAAAGTAACCAAAGGCATGGACGTGGTTAACAAAATCGCCAAAACACAAACCACCAGCCGCTTAATGCATCAAGATGTACCCAAACAACCAATCGTGATTAAAAACGTTCAAATTATCAAATAA
- a CDS encoding ProQ/FINO family protein: MTQETALGAAFKQAVQTMSKRQQTELISEHIYKKYEVFSKFKPLALGIEQDLIADLPQFSAELIMRVMANHCRRPKYLKAIARGGKRFNLNNRFQGEISAEEQLYALSLPNIKEAIEKQNARRAEAAQRRQANNQPNSECTES; encoded by the coding sequence ATGACTCAAGAAACCGCACTCGGCGCAGCATTCAAACAAGCCGTGCAAACCATGAGCAAACGCCAACAAACCGAATTAATTTCAGAGCATATTTACAAAAAATATGAAGTTTTCAGTAAATTCAAACCATTAGCATTAGGCATTGAACAAGATTTGATTGCTGATTTGCCACAATTTTCCGCAGAACTCATTATGCGCGTCATGGCAAATCATTGCCGCCGCCCAAAATATTTGAAAGCTATTGCGCGTGGTGGAAAACGTTTCAATCTAAATAATCGCTTTCAAGGTGAAATCAGCGCAGAAGAACAACTATACGCATTGTCATTGCCGAATATCAAAGAAGCCATTGAAAAACAAAATGCTAGACGCGCCGAAGCTGCACAACGCCGTCAAGCCAATAATCAACCCAATAGCGAATGCACAGAAAGCTAA